One window of the Labilibaculum sp. genome contains the following:
- a CDS encoding GlmU family protein, whose product MNYILFDDGAWNDLRPLTFTRPVSEIRVGILSIREKWEKYLTASLSHFTQDYLSVKYPIFVQEQNVLINGSVLPDERLKDAILNLKVGEYLAKDGVILAANFLTADLELVNKEGIEAKVKVAYKQAVDRIAMPYHIFGSNDKALRADFELLTKGRKSQKISDTVNVLGRENVFLEEGAKVEFATLNATDGPIYIGKDAVIMEGCLVRGPLSMCEHAELKMGAKVYGATTLGPYCKCGGELNNVVLFGYSSKAHDGFLGNAVLGEWCNIGADTNNSNLKNNYSEVKLWSYSSDSFEKTGLQFCGTIMGDHSKCGINTMLNTGTVIGVSANVFGAGFPRNFIPSFAMGGNHGFKEYRLKATFEVAGLVMQRRGMEFNEVEKNILTNVFEMTKEYRKSF is encoded by the coding sequence ATGAATTATATTCTTTTTGATGATGGGGCATGGAATGATCTGCGTCCACTCACATTTACACGTCCGGTATCTGAGATTCGGGTTGGCATTTTAAGCATTCGCGAAAAATGGGAGAAATATCTTACAGCCAGCTTAAGTCATTTTACGCAGGATTATTTATCTGTAAAATATCCAATCTTTGTTCAGGAACAAAATGTATTGATTAATGGTTCGGTACTTCCGGATGAGAGGTTGAAAGATGCAATTCTGAATTTAAAAGTGGGAGAGTATCTTGCAAAGGATGGAGTTATTCTGGCGGCTAATTTTTTGACTGCTGACCTTGAGTTGGTGAACAAGGAAGGAATTGAAGCAAAAGTTAAAGTTGCGTATAAACAGGCTGTTGATCGAATAGCAATGCCTTACCATATATTTGGAAGCAATGACAAGGCTCTTCGTGCCGATTTTGAATTGCTGACCAAAGGAAGAAAATCGCAGAAAATAAGTGATACGGTAAATGTTCTTGGAAGAGAGAATGTATTTCTTGAAGAAGGAGCAAAAGTAGAATTTGCAACATTAAATGCTACTGATGGCCCAATTTATATTGGAAAAGATGCAGTTATTATGGAAGGATGTTTGGTGCGTGGTCCTTTGTCCATGTGCGAGCATGCAGAACTAAAAATGGGAGCCAAGGTGTATGGAGCAACTACGTTAGGACCATATTGCAAATGTGGCGGAGAATTAAATAATGTGGTGTTGTTTGGTTATTCGAGCAAAGCGCATGATGGATTTTTAGGAAATGCAGTATTGGGTGAATGGTGCAATATTGGAGCAGATACAAATAATTCAAATCTGAAAAACAATTATTCGGAAGTTAAATTGTGGAGCTATTCCAGTGATAGTTTTGAAAAAACAGGTTTGCAATTTTGTGGTACTATTATGGGTGATCATTCTAAATGCGGGATTAATACCATGTTGAATACCGGGACTGTTATTGGTGTGAGTGCTAATGTGTTTGGAGCTGGGTTCCCCCGTAATTTTATTCCCTCTTTTGCAATGGGCGGAAATCATGGTTTTAAGGAGTATAGATTGAAAGCAACTTTCGAAGTTGCTGGTTTGGTAATGCAACGTAGAGGTATGGAATTTAATGAGGTGGAGAAAAATATCTTGACTAACGTATTTGAAATGACCAAAGAGTATCGGAAATCATTTTAA
- a CDS encoding helix-turn-helix domain-containing protein, translated as MQKKFNINDRLGNLKAKEGVALRKAIAMMMGRTREHVSRILNAPEGSSKDFPSEVIIRLADFFECNPEDLYNTPPRPINKKELFNVEYD; from the coding sequence ATGCAAAAAAAATTTAATATCAATGATCGATTGGGGAATTTAAAAGCTAAGGAAGGAGTTGCTCTCAGAAAAGCAATTGCAATGATGATGGGTAGAACAAGAGAGCATGTTAGCAGGATTCTTAATGCACCGGAGGGTTCTTCAAAAGATTTTCCTTCTGAAGTAATTATAAGACTTGCTGATTTTTTTGAATGCAATCCTGAAGATTTATATAATACTCCACCCAGACCAATAAATAAAAAAGAGTTGTTTAATGTAGAATACGACTGA
- a CDS encoding Bax inhibitor-1/YccA family protein, whose protein sequence is MGYTKSSNPVLSEKIFYASRNGSYSESETMTVNGTVNKVGLLLFFLVAAASYTWGLFNDSMDSSVVLPWLIGGAIGGLILAVVTAFKPVWSPYTAPFYALAEGLMLGGLSAMMNSAYPGIVVQAVGLTFATLFAMLFAYKTGFIKVTEKFKTGVIAATGGIFIFYMLNWILGMFGFGLNIANDSGLLSIGISLFIVVIAALNLVLDFDFIEKGAQSGAPKYMEWYGAFGLMVTLVWLYVELLRLLSKLAKR, encoded by the coding sequence ATGGGATATACAAAAAGTTCTAATCCAGTTCTGAGCGAAAAGATTTTTTACGCATCAAGAAATGGATCGTACAGTGAGAGTGAAACGATGACGGTAAATGGAACCGTTAATAAAGTTGGTTTGCTATTGTTTTTTCTGGTAGCTGCAGCAAGTTACACATGGGGATTATTCAATGATTCGATGGATTCATCAGTGGTTCTTCCATGGTTAATTGGTGGAGCAATTGGTGGATTGATTCTTGCCGTTGTTACTGCATTTAAGCCTGTTTGGTCGCCCTATACGGCTCCGTTTTATGCTTTAGCCGAAGGCCTTATGTTAGGCGGATTGTCGGCAATGATGAATTCAGCCTATCCAGGTATTGTGGTACAGGCTGTTGGCTTAACATTTGCAACTTTGTTTGCAATGCTTTTTGCCTATAAAACTGGATTTATTAAAGTAACAGAGAAGTTTAAAACAGGTGTGATTGCTGCAACAGGCGGAATATTTATATTTTACATGTTGAATTGGATTTTGGGAATGTTTGGTTTTGGCTTAAACATTGCAAATGATTCTGGTTTACTAAGTATTGGTATTAGTCTGTTTATTGTTGTTATCGCTGCACTTAATTTAGTTTTAGATTTTGATTTTATTGAAAAAGGTGCTCAATCCGGAGCTCCAAAATACATGGAGTGGTATGGTGCATTTGGGTTAATGGTAACATTGGTTTGGTTGTATGTTGAGTTGTTGAGATTACTCTCAAAATTGGCCAAACGATAA
- the cmk gene encoding (d)CMP kinase has product MDIPEKKLIIAIDGHSSCGKSTVAKDLAKKIKYTYIDSGAMYRVVTLFAMRNNLISSDKVDENKLAHLIDQVNISFKYNTEKQRHETYLNAELVEDEIRQMAVSNNVSLIAKIKFVREKMVAFQRELSKEGGVIMDGRDIGTVVFPNADLKIFMTADVEIRAIRRYKELKDKGENISLDEIRENVSKRDYIDENRDESPLRKADDAIVLNNSHLTPDEQLDWIVDRMNEL; this is encoded by the coding sequence ATGGATATACCTGAAAAGAAACTAATTATAGCAATCGACGGACATTCGTCGTGCGGAAAAAGTACTGTTGCCAAGGATTTGGCAAAAAAAATTAAATACACTTATATTGACAGTGGTGCAATGTATCGGGTGGTTACTCTTTTTGCAATGAGAAACAACTTAATTTCCAGCGACAAAGTAGATGAAAATAAGTTGGCTCATTTGATCGATCAAGTAAACATCTCTTTTAAATACAACACTGAAAAACAGCGTCACGAGACTTATTTAAATGCTGAATTGGTTGAAGATGAGATTCGCCAAATGGCTGTTTCGAACAACGTAAGTTTGATTGCTAAAATCAAATTTGTTCGTGAGAAAATGGTGGCTTTTCAACGTGAATTGAGCAAAGAAGGTGGAGTTATAATGGACGGCAGGGATATTGGAACTGTGGTTTTCCCAAATGCCGATTTAAAAATATTTATGACAGCCGATGTAGAAATAAGAGCCATTCGCCGTTACAAAGAATTAAAAGATAAAGGAGAAAACATTTCATTGGACGAAATCAGAGAAAACGTTTCAAAAAGAGATTATATCGATGAAAACCGCGATGAAAGTCCGCTCCGAAAAGCTGATGATGCAATTGTACTTAACAACAGTCATTTAACTCCGGACGAACAATTGGATTGGATTGTTGATCGCATGAATGAGCTGTAA
- the porQ gene encoding type IX secretion system protein PorQ yields the protein MNKTAILILISLLASLTLKGQSGGENIYEFLNLGSSARVAAMGGDQIALNNVDADYSFYNPAALHPDLDQKVALNYVNYLTDINYGYASYTKDYAKIGIFSLAMHYVNYGKFTEANEFGEITGNFKASDYALIISYGRQLNKNIRVGASIKPIYSALERYSSFGLAADLALIYDSSDELFRASIVARNFGYQIKAYYGSHREDLPNEVLIGMSTKLQHAPFRFAITYRHLEEFDLTYESELNKTDDSFSKSSKDGFSDKALKHFILGAEFLPSKNFSIRLGYNFQRRMELKVDEKTSTVGFTWGFGVKVSRFQVSFASAKYHLAGASNHFSISTRLSDFNF from the coding sequence ATGAACAAAACAGCAATTCTCATCCTCATTTCTCTTCTTGCAAGTCTTACGCTGAAAGGCCAGAGTGGTGGAGAAAACATCTACGAATTCCTGAATTTAGGAAGTTCGGCCAGAGTTGCCGCCATGGGAGGAGATCAAATTGCACTGAACAATGTTGATGCAGATTACTCTTTTTACAATCCAGCGGCCCTTCATCCCGATTTGGATCAAAAAGTGGCATTAAATTACGTAAATTACCTTACGGATATCAATTACGGATATGCTTCCTACACTAAAGATTATGCTAAAATCGGCATCTTTTCATTGGCAATGCATTACGTAAACTATGGAAAATTTACAGAAGCAAACGAATTTGGAGAAATAACCGGCAATTTTAAAGCTTCCGATTACGCGCTGATTATTAGTTATGGCAGGCAATTGAATAAGAATATTCGTGTGGGAGCTTCAATTAAACCAATTTATTCTGCCTTAGAAAGATACAGCTCTTTTGGTTTGGCTGCCGATTTGGCCTTGATCTACGACAGTTCCGATGAACTATTCAGAGCTTCTATTGTGGCGCGGAATTTTGGTTATCAAATTAAAGCCTACTACGGATCGCACCGTGAAGATCTTCCGAATGAAGTATTAATTGGAATGAGCACCAAACTACAGCACGCTCCGTTTCGTTTTGCAATCACCTACCGCCATCTGGAAGAATTCGATCTGACTTACGAATCAGAATTAAATAAAACGGACGATTCCTTCTCAAAATCAAGCAAAGACGGATTCTCCGACAAAGCCCTGAAACACTTCATTTTAGGTGCAGAATTTTTACCCTCGAAGAATTTTAGTATTCGGCTGGGGTACAACTTTCAGCGAAGAATGGAACTTAAAGTTGATGAAAAAACTTCGACTGTTGGATTCACCTGGGGATTTGGAGTTAAAGTATCTCGTTTCCAGGTGAGTTTTGCCTCGGCAAAGTATCATTTGGCAGGCGCAAGCAATCATTTCTCAATCAGCACCCGATTAAGCGACTTTAATTTCTAA
- a CDS encoding GNAT family N-acetyltransferase, with protein MRIVEVLDHTHQKDFLDIARIIYKDDSNYACPLDAEIEGIFDPKENSFFKHGEACRWILQNDEGKVIGRIAAFINTNKAFSFDQPTGGCGFFECINDKKAAFLLFGTAKEWLKDRGMEAMDGPINFGENDNHWGLLVDGFMSQGYGMPYHQKYYKAFFEEYGFKVFFEQYSYHLDRTKPFPERFWKIAEWVAKKPGFTFEHFSFEKSEKYIQDIITIYNEAWKFHNNFSPIDPEDIRKMARDGKGVIDEEFIWFAYHEGNPIAFFVMMPDINQILIKMNGKFNFWNKLKFLYHLKKKTITRARITIMGVTPKYQRFGVESAIFWHMDKVMKRKSHYKEVELSWVGDFNPKMISIYESVGGVKMKTHYTYRLLFDPNKPFKRTPIIPLENRGSKVKEKKVTESEE; from the coding sequence GTGAGGATAGTTGAAGTTTTAGATCATACGCATCAAAAAGATTTTTTAGATATTGCCAGAATCATTTATAAAGATGATTCCAATTATGCTTGTCCGTTGGATGCTGAGATAGAAGGTATATTTGATCCGAAGGAAAATTCATTCTTTAAGCATGGTGAGGCATGCCGGTGGATACTGCAAAACGATGAAGGAAAAGTAATTGGCCGGATAGCGGCGTTTATCAACACCAATAAAGCTTTTTCTTTTGATCAGCCGACAGGCGGATGTGGTTTTTTCGAATGTATAAATGACAAAAAGGCAGCATTTCTATTGTTTGGTACAGCTAAGGAATGGTTAAAGGATCGTGGTATGGAAGCCATGGATGGGCCTATAAATTTTGGCGAGAATGACAATCATTGGGGGCTTTTAGTTGATGGTTTTATGTCTCAGGGGTATGGAATGCCATATCATCAGAAATACTACAAGGCATTTTTCGAGGAGTATGGCTTTAAGGTGTTCTTTGAACAGTATAGCTACCACCTTGACAGAACCAAACCATTCCCGGAAAGATTTTGGAAGATTGCCGAGTGGGTTGCCAAAAAGCCAGGATTTACTTTCGAGCATTTTTCGTTTGAAAAATCTGAAAAATACATACAGGATATAATTACGATATACAATGAGGCATGGAAATTTCATAACAATTTCTCGCCGATTGATCCTGAAGATATCCGTAAAATGGCTCGTGATGGAAAAGGAGTTATCGACGAAGAATTTATTTGGTTTGCTTATCACGAGGGAAATCCAATTGCATTTTTTGTGATGATGCCGGATATCAATCAGATATTAATAAAAATGAATGGGAAGTTTAATTTCTGGAACAAACTGAAATTTTTATACCATTTAAAAAAGAAAACGATTACCCGAGCCCGGATCACAATTATGGGTGTTACTCCTAAATATCAGCGTTTTGGTGTTGAGTCGGCAATTTTCTGGCACATGGATAAGGTTATGAAGAGGAAGTCACATTACAAAGAAGTTGAACTTTCGTGGGTGGGAGATTTTAATCCGAAAATGATTTCTATTTATGAGTCGGTTGGAGGTGTGAAAATGAAGACGCATTATACCTATCGTCTGCTTTTTGACCCTAATAAACCCTTTAAACGGACCCCTATTATTCCTCTGGAGAACAGGGGAAGTAAGGTAAAAGAGAAAAAAGTAACGGAAAGTGAAGAATAA
- a CDS encoding DNA alkylation repair protein, translating to MDFFIDRKETEELFQEIFKKIQILRNGETHHEMKKFGLNYSKSLGATIVNLREIGRDYQKDHLLAHKLWTKGFRESKIVATLLEEPAKVTEEQLERWFAEMDSNELLEQASMNLFQYLPNAKALVKEWLKSENIAKQVCAVMVVGRLAMDKKEESDRLFIDFIEMLPKKFEDAYFLNQVKRALGKIARRGDVVVNKLVDLVCELKREDEDWREIWDDLQYELNL from the coding sequence ATGGATTTTTTTATCGATAGGAAAGAAACAGAAGAATTGTTTCAGGAAATTTTCAAGAAAATTCAAATTCTTCGTAATGGTGAGACTCATCATGAAATGAAAAAATTTGGATTGAACTACTCAAAATCATTGGGAGCAACAATTGTAAATTTGCGTGAAATAGGGAGGGATTATCAGAAGGATCATCTTTTAGCACATAAATTATGGACCAAAGGTTTTCGTGAATCTAAAATTGTGGCAACCCTTCTCGAAGAACCTGCAAAAGTGACCGAAGAGCAGTTGGAGCGTTGGTTCGCTGAAATGGATTCAAATGAATTGTTGGAGCAGGCAAGCATGAATTTGTTTCAATACCTCCCTAATGCAAAAGCGCTTGTTAAAGAGTGGTTAAAAAGTGAGAATATAGCAAAACAGGTGTGTGCAGTAATGGTTGTTGGACGCCTTGCAATGGATAAGAAAGAGGAGAGTGACAGGCTGTTTATTGATTTTATAGAAATGCTGCCAAAGAAATTTGAGGATGCTTATTTTTTAAATCAGGTAAAAAGAGCCTTAGGGAAGATTGCCCGAAGAGGAGATGTTGTTGTGAATAAGCTTGTTGATTTGGTTTGCGAATTAAAAAGAGAGGATGAGGACTGGAGGGAGATTTGGGATGATCTTCAATATGAACTTAATTTATAA
- the pfkA gene encoding 6-phosphofructokinase: MNIEIDPNAGFCFGVVNAINKAEEILKEDNQLFCIGDIVHNNIEVDRLNAQGLQAINHDQFAKLSGKKVLFRAHGEPPTSYETAKKQNIEIIDASCPVVLKLQKKIKKAYQEIKKSNGQIIIYGKKGHAEVNGLVGQTEGKAIVVENTDDLKLVNFSLPVVLFSQTTKTISGFAEISEYLKKECKNSLSINDTICRKVSNRVPLIKDFAGKHDVIIFVSGKKSSNGKLLFDVCKRTNQNSHFITCPDELNMDWFANAKSVGVSGATSTPTWLMNDTIEKIKLENKNDLSMSKIKKIGVLTSGGDAPGMNAAIRAVVRAAIYNKIEVVGVLQGYEGLIHGDFKKMKSHDVSNIIQKGGTILRSARSEEFRTVEGRKKAHEQMIANKIDALVVIGGDGTFSGARIFTQEFDIPVVGIPGTIDNDLFGTDYTIGYDTAINTVIDAVDKIRDTASAHNRLFFIEVMGRDAGFIALRSGIATGAEAILIPEKETHTQELQKYLEKGYKEHKSSGIVIVAEGDKSGGAYTIAKEIGKEHPEYDIRVSVLGHMQRGGSPSAFDRVTASTLGVAAVEALLDDQKSIMVGIVNGEVSHVSFNKTIKNKKKVKDSLMSLNDILSI, translated from the coding sequence ATGAATATTGAAATTGATCCTAACGCCGGATTCTGCTTTGGTGTTGTAAATGCCATAAATAAAGCAGAAGAAATACTGAAAGAGGACAATCAACTCTTCTGTATTGGTGATATCGTTCACAACAATATCGAAGTTGATCGTCTTAATGCTCAAGGGTTACAAGCCATCAATCACGATCAGTTTGCAAAACTGTCAGGAAAAAAAGTTTTATTTAGAGCACATGGAGAACCTCCAACCTCTTACGAAACAGCAAAAAAGCAAAATATAGAAATTATTGATGCTTCGTGCCCGGTAGTTTTAAAACTGCAAAAAAAGATAAAAAAAGCATATCAGGAGATTAAGAAGTCAAACGGTCAAATAATTATATACGGTAAAAAAGGTCATGCCGAGGTAAATGGTTTAGTCGGTCAAACCGAAGGCAAGGCAATTGTTGTTGAAAATACAGATGATTTAAAATTGGTGAACTTTAGCTTGCCGGTTGTTCTGTTTTCACAAACAACAAAAACCATTTCAGGCTTTGCTGAAATTTCAGAATATCTGAAAAAGGAATGCAAAAACAGCCTTAGTATTAATGATACAATTTGCAGAAAGGTATCGAATCGTGTTCCCTTAATTAAGGATTTTGCAGGCAAACACGATGTGATCATTTTTGTGAGCGGAAAAAAAAGTTCGAACGGAAAATTACTGTTCGATGTCTGTAAAAGAACAAATCAGAACAGTCACTTTATCACTTGCCCCGATGAACTGAATATGGACTGGTTTGCGAATGCGAAATCGGTTGGTGTAAGCGGAGCAACATCCACTCCCACCTGGCTGATGAATGATACAATTGAAAAAATAAAACTTGAAAATAAAAACGATTTAAGCATGTCTAAAATTAAGAAAATTGGAGTTTTAACTTCAGGAGGCGATGCTCCAGGAATGAATGCAGCTATCAGAGCTGTTGTTCGTGCTGCTATCTATAACAAAATTGAAGTTGTAGGTGTACTGCAAGGATACGAAGGCTTAATTCATGGTGATTTTAAGAAAATGAAATCTCATGATGTAAGCAACATTATTCAAAAAGGCGGAACTATTCTTCGTTCGGCCAGAAGTGAAGAATTCAGAACTGTTGAAGGAAGAAAAAAAGCACATGAGCAAATGATTGCCAATAAAATAGATGCTCTTGTGGTTATTGGTGGTGACGGTACATTTTCAGGAGCCCGTATTTTTACACAGGAATTTGATATCCCTGTAGTGGGAATTCCGGGTACTATCGACAATGATTTGTTTGGTACCGATTACACGATTGGTTACGACACGGCAATCAACACAGTAATTGATGCTGTTGATAAAATCCGCGATACTGCGAGTGCTCACAACCGTTTGTTCTTTATTGAAGTAATGGGCCGTGATGCTGGTTTTATTGCTTTGCGAAGTGGAATTGCAACAGGAGCTGAAGCTATTTTAATTCCTGAAAAAGAAACCCACACTCAGGAATTGCAAAAATATCTTGAAAAAGGGTACAAAGAACACAAATCAAGCGGAATTGTAATTGTTGCCGAAGGTGACAAATCTGGTGGTGCTTACACAATTGCAAAGGAAATTGGGAAAGAACATCCGGAATACGACATTCGTGTATCTGTTTTGGGACACATGCAAAGAGGAGGTTCTCCATCGGCTTTCGACCGCGTAACTGCATCTACTTTGGGCGTTGCTGCTGTTGAAGCTTTACTGGATGATCAAAAGAGTATCATGGTTGGAATTGTTAACGGTGAGGTTTCACATGTTTCATTCAACAAAACCATTAAAAACAAGAAGAAAGTTAAGGATTCACTGATGAGTCTTAACGATATTCTTTCTATCTAA
- a CDS encoding YkgJ family cysteine cluster protein: MSKIKIDLELLRQNAKTTETATKELFTRLKKKKPKQLDSIVHTLHDEVFEDLDCLECANCCKSISPIVIDKDIERLAKQFRMKPSEFINQYLYMDNENDYVFKETPCPFLMPDNYCMVYENRPRACREYPHTDRKRIYQILDLTLKNTHYCPAVYEVVDRLKKKKEQL; this comes from the coding sequence ATGAGCAAAATAAAGATCGATTTAGAGTTGTTAAGGCAGAATGCAAAAACTACCGAAACTGCCACCAAAGAATTATTCACCAGACTAAAAAAAAAGAAACCCAAACAATTGGATTCTATTGTTCACACACTTCATGATGAAGTATTCGAAGATCTGGATTGCCTGGAATGTGCCAATTGCTGCAAGAGCATTAGTCCGATTGTTATTGATAAGGACATTGAACGCCTGGCAAAACAGTTTAGAATGAAACCTTCAGAATTCATCAATCAATATTTATATATGGACAATGAAAACGATTATGTGTTTAAGGAAACCCCTTGTCCGTTTTTGATGCCTGACAATTACTGTATGGTTTATGAAAATCGTCCCCGTGCCTGCCGCGAATATCCACACACCGACCGCAAACGCATTTATCAAATACTCGATCTCACATTAAAAAATACACATTACTGTCCTGCTGTTTACGAAGTAGTCGATCGCCTTAAAAAGAAAAAAGAACAACTATAA
- a CDS encoding terminase gpP N-terminus-related DNA-binding protein encodes MSKGDIIKTLIRESGLPITEIARRINVDRRTIYAYMKKDNWKPETLQQISIACNKDANYLLKKILDSNTKQGEDKQIKIEEPDVIYHNKKKNKQSFKRKCSPLTQIGRFTGETHSTARGVFTIKKQSTTET; translated from the coding sequence ATGTCAAAAGGCGATATTATAAAAACATTAATTAGGGAATCGGGGTTGCCAATTACTGAAATTGCAAGAAGAATCAATGTTGACAGGCGAACAATATATGCCTATATGAAGAAAGACAATTGGAAACCTGAAACCTTACAACAGATTTCAATTGCCTGTAATAAAGATGCCAACTATTTGCTAAAAAAAATATTGGACAGCAACACTAAGCAAGGAGAAGATAAACAGATAAAAATAGAAGAACCAGATGTAATCTATCACAATAAAAAAAAAAATAAACAATCTTTTAAACGAAAATGCAGTCCTCTTACACAAATTGGTAGATTTACAGGAGAAACACATTCTACTGCACGAGGAGTATTTACAATTAAAAAACAATCTACAACCGAAACGTAA
- a CDS encoding type B 50S ribosomal protein L31, with protein sequence MKQGIHPENYRLVAFKDMSNENVFIAKSTARTKETIEFEGIEYPVIKLEISNTSHPFYTGKMTLVDTAGRVDKFMNRYKKHMDGNKK encoded by the coding sequence ATGAAACAAGGAATACATCCGGAAAATTACCGTCTTGTAGCTTTTAAAGACATGTCAAACGAAAATGTTTTTATTGCTAAGTCGACTGCTAGAACTAAAGAGACTATTGAGTTCGAAGGTATTGAGTACCCAGTTATTAAGCTTGAGATCTCTAATACATCTCATCCTTTCTATACAGGTAAGATGACATTAGTAGATACTGCTGGTCGTGTTGATAAGTTCATGAATCGTTACAAGAAACACATGGACGGTAACAAGAAGTAA